In Candidatus Contubernalis alkalaceticus, the genomic window CCTATATGTTGAATGGGAATGTGCTACGGCCAGCACCTATGTAGTTAAAACAGTATTGGAGGATCTGGGTTATAATGTTTCAGTAACTTCCGTTTCCGGTCCTTTAATGTATAGTGGGCTGGCTTCCGGAGATGGTGATTTCATTACTACCGCCTGGCTGCCCATAACTCATGGTGAATATGTATCAGAATACGAAGATGGTATTGATGAAGTGGCTACCAACTATGTAGGCGCCCGCTTAGGCTGGTTTGTTCCGACTTATGTAGACATGGATTCCATTGAAGATATTAATGACAATCTGGATAAACTTGGCGGACAAATTATCGGAATTGATCCCGGCGCAGGAGTAATGGGACTTTCTGAAACTGCTATTTTAGAATATGGTTTGAATGCTGAGTTAGTAGAAGGCAGCGATGCTTTAATGGTTGCAGCCCTG contains:
- a CDS encoding glycine betaine ABC transporter substrate-binding protein, with the translated sequence MLIFSLSGCNGEDAAGNGNGDDVEDVEDNGGVVEDKGDVEILYVEWECATASTYVVKTVLEDLGYNVSVTSVSGPLMYSGLASGDGDFITTAWLPITHGEYVSEYEDGIDEVATNYVGARLGWFVPTYVDMDSIEDINDNLDKLGGQIIGIDPGAGVMGLSETAILEYGLNAELVEGSDALMVAALQDAISREEWIVVVGWEPHWKFAAWDLKALEDPKEALGGEEYIASVARLGLEEDMPEVYAILENFNWTAAQIGEVLEMNMEGGTPEGNARIWVDNNQDVVQNWLP